The Neovison vison isolate M4711 chromosome 5, ASM_NN_V1, whole genome shotgun sequence genome includes a region encoding these proteins:
- the HIGD1B gene encoding HIG1 domain family member 1B — protein MSANKGWWAPPEGEDSVSQKFLRKTRESPLVPVGLGGCLAVAAYRIYRLKARGSTKMSIHLIHTRVAAQACAVGAVMLGAVYTMYRDYIKRSAQDPGEK, from the exons ATGTCTGCAAACAAAGGCTGGTGGGCACCACCTGAGGGCGAAGACAGTGTGTCTCAGAAGTTCCTGAGGAAGACCAGGGAGTCTCCGCTGGTGCCTGTCG GCTTAGGAGGCTGCCTGGCAGTGGCAGCCTACCGGATTTATCGGCTGAAGGCCCGTGGTTCCACCAAGATGTCCATACACCTGATTCACACCCGCGTGGCAGCGCAGGCCTGTGCCGTGGGTGCGGTCATGCTAG GTGCTGTGTACACGATGTACAGAGACTACATCAAGAGATCAGCACAGGACCCCGGGGAGAAGTAG